The proteins below are encoded in one region of Micromonospora yangpuensis:
- a CDS encoding SRPBCC family protein — protein sequence MTCEIHVETDPSKVWELVTDIHLQPRLSAELQHVEWLDGADRPVVGAAFLGHNTHPLLGRWRTASHVTECQPPRVFGWVVTDVDGRFAGSDDAADRSSPAATWRFELAPEAAGTRVRQSVRIGPGRSGLSLVIDRSPEREEEIVAARLDQLRAGMERTLQGIRALAKYPA from the coding sequence GTGACCTGCGAGATTCACGTCGAGACGGATCCGTCGAAGGTCTGGGAGCTGGTGACCGACATCCACCTGCAGCCCCGGCTCAGTGCCGAGCTGCAACACGTGGAGTGGCTCGACGGGGCGGACCGGCCGGTGGTGGGGGCGGCCTTCCTCGGCCACAACACCCACCCGCTGCTCGGCCGGTGGCGGACCGCCTCCCACGTCACCGAGTGTCAGCCGCCCCGCGTCTTCGGCTGGGTGGTGACCGACGTGGACGGCAGGTTCGCCGGTTCCGACGACGCGGCGGACCGGTCGTCCCCGGCGGCCACCTGGCGGTTCGAGCTGGCGCCCGAGGCGGCCGGCACCCGGGTACGACAGTCGGTGCGGATCGGTCCCGGCCGCTCCGGGCTCAGCCTCGTCATCGATCGGAGCCCGGAGCGTGAGGAGGAGATCGTGGCGGCCCGCCTCGACCAGCTCCGCGCCGGCATGGAACGCACCCTTCAGGGCATCAGGGCCCTCGCCAAGTATCCCGCCTGA
- a CDS encoding carbon-nitrogen hydrolase family protein, whose product MTDLPSSPPVPSPVPLPAGPSRLPVELSRLPVEPLRLAVVQARAVPGQVAENSRRAAAGALRAARRDARLVVLPELHLCGYDLPGVTAAAVAADESGWVVDDRLAPVVEVAVDRDVTVLVGAAVRHPDGRLTNSLLVVAATGVRVGYDKQHLWHDERALFTPGRTGGPVPGRAGGPAPGRAGGALVAVDGWQVAPAICYDMSFPEHARAAALAGAHAYLCASAFAAGAEHRAAIYLAARALENTCYTAFVNPVGGPPDRPCRGGTALWAPDGRRVAAVPGTGAALLRCDLDPADLVRVRAFLRMLAELPPEPGPGGRWGVRDGQAGYLARALMP is encoded by the coding sequence GTGACCGACCTGCCCTCGTCCCCGCCGGTGCCCTCGCCCGTGCCCCTGCCGGCAGGGCCGTCGCGGTTGCCGGTGGAGCTGTCGCGGTTGCCGGTGGAGCCGTTGCGGCTGGCGGTCGTGCAGGCCCGGGCGGTGCCGGGGCAGGTCGCCGAGAACTCCCGCCGGGCGGCGGCCGGTGCCCTCCGCGCCGCCCGGCGGGACGCCCGGCTGGTCGTCCTGCCCGAGCTGCACCTGTGCGGGTACGACCTGCCCGGGGTGACCGCCGCCGCCGTCGCGGCCGACGAGAGCGGGTGGGTCGTCGACGACCGGCTGGCCCCCGTGGTCGAGGTCGCCGTCGACCGGGACGTGACCGTGCTGGTCGGCGCGGCGGTACGGCACCCCGACGGGCGGCTCACCAACTCACTGCTGGTCGTGGCCGCCACCGGGGTGCGGGTCGGCTACGACAAGCAGCACCTCTGGCACGACGAGCGGGCCCTGTTCACCCCCGGGCGGACGGGTGGTCCCGTTCCGGGGCGGGCCGGTGGGCCTGCCCCCGGGCGGGCCGGCGGCGCGCTGGTGGCTGTCGACGGCTGGCAGGTCGCCCCGGCGATCTGCTACGACATGTCCTTCCCGGAGCACGCCCGCGCCGCCGCGCTCGCGGGTGCCCACGCGTACCTCTGTGCCAGTGCCTTCGCCGCCGGTGCCGAGCACCGGGCCGCCATCTACCTGGCCGCCCGGGCCCTGGAGAACACCTGCTACACCGCGTTCGTCAACCCGGTCGGCGGACCACCCGACCGGCCCTGCCGGGGCGGCACCGCCCTCTGGGCACCGGACGGCCGCCGGGTCGCCGCCGTCCCCGGCACCGGTGCGGCGCTGCTGCGCTGCGACCTGGACCCCGCCGACCTGGTCCGGGTCCGCGCCTTCCTGCGCATGCTCGCCGAACTACCGCCAGAGCCAGGCCCCGGTGGGCGGTGGGGCGTGCGGGACGGTCAGGCGGGATACTTGGCGAGGGCCCTGATGCCCTGA